In Corythoichthys intestinalis isolate RoL2023-P3 chromosome 11, ASM3026506v1, whole genome shotgun sequence, a single genomic region encodes these proteins:
- the LOC130924343 gene encoding protocadherin alpha-3-like isoform X46, with protein sequence MEQRGHRTTWIFCVMLLVFSRVLGQIRYSISEEVKEGTAVGNIAKDLGLDRATLKERGYRIVHGTEEPPFRVNQDDGLLYVNGNINREEMCDRNKVCVIDLKTVLENPLEVHYVAVEVLDVNDHAPSFPERETTLEISESALPGARFQLQAARDADTGALSVQHYKLSPNEHFRLEVKDRGEDRKTPSLVLQKSLDRESFKTHVLFLTASDGGKPPLSGNMTIIVEVFDVNDNPPVFTQESYAVHLNENSPLGTTVVQVNATDLDDGLNGEVIYSFGNDVDSSTRARFNLNHVTGVITVAGGIDFEECNRYEIDIQASDKAVATLSTDKSVIIHIVDINDNAPDIEVTSFSNALPEDAKPGTTVALISVKDSDSGLNGKVMCHTSLYVPFMLSPSLQNNMYSLVTKQLLDREQQSHFSVTILAKDAGEPSLSSHKTIQIIVSDVNDNSPEFSHSTYIFYMNENNIPGNPIVSVAAHDYDQGRNAVIEYRIVREKSSERVLTSFLNINSETGEVSAQKSLDFETVKNFSFQVLATDCGIPPLSSNVTVNVFILDQNDNAPVILYPVSSNGSAEGVEEIARNMKAGDLVTKVRAYDPDIGYNGWLLYSFGQVTDHSLFSLDRYTGQIRTLRSLTGTDEAEHRLLILVKDNGNVSLSATATVIVKLVEPKEAFAASDVKSSLKVDQEEDNMTFYLIITLGSVSLLFVVSIIVLIAIQCSKTTQSTSKYLQDSNYDGTLCHSIQYRSGDKRYMLVGPRMSIGSTVVPGSHANTLVLPERRHTSGEKGPVEGQEVGNGTDGGLHLCRYGDERGTSESIMAAPSGNRSIGRRPCR encoded by the coding sequence ATGGAACAAAGAGGACATAGGACAACATGGATTTTCTGCGTGATGCTCCTGGTTTTTAGTCGTGTGTTGGGACAAATTAGATATTCAATCTCAGAGGAAGTAAAGGAAGGTACTGCTGTTGGGAATATCGCGAAGGATTTGGGTCTGGACAGGGCCACTCTGAAAGAGAGAGGCTACCGTATTGTGCACGGCACTGAGGAGCCCCCCTTTCGAGTGAATCAGGATGACGGCCTCTTGTATGTGAATGGGAACATCAACAGAGAGGAAATGTGTGATCGAAACAAGGTTTGTGTGATTGACTTAAAAACTGTCCTTGAAAATCCACTCGAGGTGCACTACGTGGCAGTCGAGGTTCTGGACGTAAACGACCACGCGCCAAGCTTCCCAGAGCGGGAAACGACATTGGAGATCTCAGAATCTGCGCTCCCGGGTGCGAGGTTTCAGCTGCAGGCTGCGCGCGATGCCGACACGGGCGCTTTGTCTGTGCAGCACTACAAGCTGAGCCCTAACGAACACTTTCGTTTGGAGGTGAAAGATCGAGGCGAGGACCGTAAAACGCCGAGTTTGGTTCTCCAAAAGTCGCTGGATCGAGAATCCTTCAAGACGCATGTGTTGTTTTTAACCGCCTCCGATGGGGGAAAACCTCCACTATCTGGCAACATGACAATAATAGTGGAGGTGTTTGACGTCAATGATAACCCGCCGGTTTTCACCCAGGAATCATACGCTGTGCATTTAAATGAGAATTCACCCCTCGGGACGACAGTGGTGCAAGTGAACGCAACGGATTTAGACGATGGCTTAAATGGTGAAGTTATTTATTCTTTTGGTAATGACGTGGACTCCAGTACGCGAGCTCGTTTTAATTTAAATCACGTGACTGGGGTGATTACAGTAGCAGGGGGAATCGATTTTGAAGAGTGTAACAGGTATGAAATTGATATACAGGCGTCTGATAAAGCCGTAGCAACACTGTCCACTGACAAAAGTGTCATCATCCACATCGTTGACATAAATGACAACGCCCCTGACATTGAAGTGACGTCATTTTCCAACGCGTTGCCAGAGGATGCCAAACCAGGGACCACAGTCGCTTTAATAAGTGTGAAAGATTCAGACTCTGGCCTGAATGGGAAAGTTATGTGTCATACCAGCCTGTACGTCCCTTTCATGCTGTCCCCCTCTTTACAGAATAATATGTATTCTCTGGTTACAAAACAACTTTTGGATAGAGAACAACAGTCACATTTTAGTGTCACAATTTTAGCTAAGGATGCAGGAGAGCCGTCTTTATCTTCCCATAAAACCATACAAATTATTGTGTCTGATGTGAATGATAACAGTCCAGAATTTTcacacagtacatatatattttacatGAATGAAAATAACATTCCAGGAAATCCTATTGTATCAGTGGCGGCCCATGACTATGACCAGGGGAGAAATGCTGTGATTGAATATCGTATAGTGAGAGAGAAAAGCAGTGAGCGAGTGCTGACCTCCTTTCTGAACATTAATAGTGAAACTGGAGAAGTGTCAGCACAAAaaagtttggactttgagacAGTAAAAAATTTCAGTTTTCAAGTATTGGCCACAGATTGCGGAATTCCTCCACTTAGCAGCAACGTGACAGTGAACGTGTTCATTCTGGATCAGAACGACAATGCTCCAGTCATCCTTTATCCAGTCAGCTCCAACGGTTCTGCTGAGGGTGTGGAGGAGATTGCCCGCAATATGAAAGCAGGGGACTTGGTGACTAAAGTCAGAGCTTATGACCCTGATATAGGATATAACGGATGGTTACTCTATTCATTTGGGCAAGTTACTGACCACAGTCTCTTTTCTTTGGACCGCTATACGGGCCAAATCAGAACACTTCGCTCGTTGACAGGGACAGACGAGGCTGAGCATCGGCTGCTCATACTGGTCAAAGACAATGGCAATGTTTCACTCTCAGCGACAGCTACTGTAATAGTCAAACTTGTGGAGCCCAAAGAGGCTTTTGCAGCTTCGGATGTCAAAAGTTCACTAAAAGTGGACCAGGAGGAGGACAATATGACATTTTATCTCATCATCACTTTGGGCTCGGTCTCACTGCTTTTTGTCGTCAGCATTATTGTGCTGATCGCCATACAGTGCTCCAAAACTACACAGTCCACTTCCAAATATCTCCAAGACTCCAATTATGATGGCACGCTGTGTCACAGCATCCAATACAGATCGGGAGATAAACGCTATATGTTAGTTGGACCTAGAATGAGTATCGGATCTACTGTTGTCCCGGGAAGCCACGCCAACACTCTGGTGCTCCCTGAAAGGAGGCACACTTCTGGGGAG
- the LOC130924343 gene encoding protocadherin alpha-8-like isoform X42, with amino-acid sequence MEQRRWGARQRRPLLSVFLALFLWVCAVSAQLRYSISEELNEGTFIGNLAKDLGTDPASIKQRGFRIMSSSNERLFKVNENDGALYTNSKIDREEVCKESNACLINIKTVLDNPLEVHYISVEILDLNDHTPTFPGKTKRLEISESALPGATFQLQNAYDPDGGLNSVQQYKISQNDHFRLEVKDRGRDGKTPILQLQRQLDRESKRVHKLVLTAIDGGTPPKTGLVEILIEVLDVNDNMPVFTKDTYSATLQENAPVGTTVIQVNATDSDSGANGEVVYSFGSDVKDKIRQLFKMDSFTGEIIVTGNVDFEEQDSYDIDIQASDKGNIPLKTDKSVIIKIIDMNDNSPEIEVTSLSRAVSEDSRPGTTVALVSVIDLDSGLNGKIISHVSEESPFVLTASMQDNLFAVVTKAHLDREKKSAYDITIIAKDSGDPALTSKQIISIFVSDINDNSPEFLSSPYTFYISENNKPGDSMFSVKASDCDEGENAVIYYHILRNNKENAHTSFLNVNSETGEILALKSFDFETVKSFHFQVAATDGGSPPLSSNVTVNVFILDQNDNTPVILYPVSSNGSAEGVEEIPRNIKAGDLVTKVRAYDADIGYNGWLLFSLGQVTDHSIFSLDRYTGQIRTLRSLTETDEAEHRLLILVKDNGNVSLSATATVTVKLVEPKEAFAASDVKSAAKLDQEEDNVTFYLIITLGSVSLLFVISIIVLIAMQCSKSTEYTSKYLQDTNYDGTLCHSIQYRSGDKRYMLVGPRMSIGSTIVPGSQANTLVLPDRRHTSGEKGPVEGQEVGNGTDGGLHLCRYGDERGTSESIMAAPSGNRSIGRRPCR; translated from the coding sequence ATGGAACAAAGAAGATGGGGTGCGAGGCAGCGCCGGCCCTTGCTCAGCGTCTTCTTGGCGTTGTTTTTATGGGTCTGTGCTGTTTCCGCGCAGCTCAGATATTCCATATCCGAGGAGCTCAACGAAGGGACGTTTATTGGGAACCTTGCGAAGGATTTAGGAACAGACCCTGCTTCAATTAAGCAGAGGGGATTCCGCATTATGTCGAGCTCGAATGAACGTCTCTTTAAGGTAAATGAGAACGACGGGGCCCTTTATACAAACAGTAAAATTGACCGCGAAGAAGTTTGTAAGGAGAGCAACGCCTGTTTAATCAATATTAAAACGGTTCTTGACAACCCACTAGAGGTGCATTATATCTCAGTGGAAATATTAGATTTAAACGACCACACCCCCACGTTCCCAGGAAAGACAAAAAGGTTGGAAATAAGCGAATCTGCTTTGCCTGGTGCTACATTTCAGTTGCAAAATGCATACGACCCGGATGGCGGGCTAAACTCAGTGCAACAgtacaaaatcagtcaaaacgaTCATTTCCGCTTGGAGGTAAAGGACAGAGGGAGAGACGGCAAAACGCCAATTTTGCAGTTGCAGCGGCAGCTAGACAGAGAGAGTAAACGGGTCCACAAACTGGTGCTGACAGCGATTGACGGGGGTACACCCCCTAAAACAGGTTTGGTTGAAATCCTCATCGAGGTTCTGGATGTGAATGACAACATGCCAGTGTTCACTAAAGATACATATTCAGCAACTCTGCAAGAGAACGCGCCTGTAGGCACAACTGTTATTCAAGTCAACGCAACAGATTCTGATTCCGGCGCCAACGGGGAGGTTGTTTATTCATTTGGAAGTGATGTCAAAGATAAAATTAGACAATTATTTAAAATGGATTCTTTCACTGGTGAGATTATTGTAACTGgaaatgttgattttgaggagCAGGACAGTTATGATATCGACATTCAGGCCTCAGACAAAGGAAATATTCCACTTAAAACCGATAAAAGCGTTATTATTAAAATTATAGATATGAATGATAATAGTCCGGAGATAGAAGTTACATCATTGTCTCGTGCAGTTTCTGAGGACTCCAGACCCGGAACAACAGTAGCTCTCGTCAGTGTCATAGATTTAGACTCTGGccttaatggaaaaataataagtcatgtttctgAAGAGTCTCCTTTTGTGTTAACTGCATCCATGCAGGATAACTTGTTTGCTGTAGTTACTAAAGCCCATCTTGATAGAGAAAAGAAATCTGCATATGATATAACAATAATTGCTAAAGACTCGGGTGACCCAGCTCTTACATCCAAACAGATTATCAGTATTTTTGTCTCTGATATAAATGATAACAGTCCGGAATTTCTATCGAGTCCGTACACATTCTACATCagtgaaaataataaaccaggtGATTCAATGTTTTCTGTAAAGGCTTCTGATTGCGATGAAGGAGAGAACGCAGTAATATATTATCACATTTTGAGAAACAACAAGGAAAATGCGCACACATCCTTTCTCAATGTTAATTCCGAAACAGGAGAAATTCTGGCTCTGAAAAGTTTTGACTTTGAGACtgtgaaaagttttcatttccaAGTGGCGGCCACTGATGGTGGAAGTCCTCCACTTAGCAGCAATGTGACAGTGAACGTGTTCATTCTGGATCAAAACGACAACACTCCAGTCATCCTTTATCCTGTCAGCTCCAACGGTTCTGCTGAAGGTGTAGAGGAAATTCCTCGCAATATAAAAGCAGGGGACTTGGTGACTAAAGTCAGAGCCTATGACGCTGATATCGGATATAACGGCTGGTTACTCTTTTCACTTGGGCAAGTCACTGACCATAGTATCTTTTCTTTGGATCGCTATACGGGCCAGATCAGAACACTTCGCTCCTTGACAGAGACGGACGAGGCTGAGCATAGACTGCTCATACTGGTCAAAGACAATGGAAACGTGTCACTCTCAGCAACAGCAACTGTGACTGTCAAACTTGTGGAGCCCAAAGAAGCTTTTGCAGCTTCAGATGTCAAAAGTGCAGCAAAACTGGACCAGGAGGAGGACAATGTAACTTTCTATCTCATCATCACTTTGGGCTCTGTCTCACTGCTTTTTGTCATCAGCATCATCGTGCTGATCGCCATGCAGTGCTCCAAATCCACTGAGTACACTTCCAAGTATCTCCAAGACACTAATTATGATGGAACGCTGTGTCACAGCATTCAGTATAGATCAGGAGACAAACGTTACATGTTAGTTGGACCCAGGATGAGTATTGGCTCTACTATAGTCCCAGGAAGTCAAGCCAACACTCTGGTGCTCCCTGACAGAAGACACACTTCTGGGGAG